Proteins encoded in a region of the Hippocampus zosterae strain Florida chromosome 11, ASM2543408v3, whole genome shotgun sequence genome:
- the pik3ap1 gene encoding phosphoinositide 3-kinase adapter protein 1, giving the protein MEEQLACGDSVNSASLSTHELLILHTAEAQEWATYLQQILQQSSEKFQKSSILLYTIGPAGQLHGCNFESFHTFKCIVLLLTGGFVDFMSEPEPHGALQRLLHPSHRVVALLCGVSEEDISTLNGFEDWPSWRKLHAEDEPAIYVSAILETITSSRLQAERVIKCAASEQLHVARASSREDHLTADIQEMMSGECRKRNLGDDEHSTKSLSVTKEISPPSRINCLTIQPARLLCGVEESIFIIFTDRVDDLSSPEVEFSSGNTPSKTVSCTVVNEYTIRLTAPEMPAGEVSLTLCSNQSRISLKCVTYYTNMGEVSRCLENAADPINFLCQAFNLMSNSIEFLDEILTDSLKSKMPACLQLFGIRQIEEHNMAAYKRNEELPTLLHFAAKYGLKKLVSFLVQIPGALQAYSVMNKNGDYPNTLAEKSGFPDLRQFIDEFVTADMLKSQKEDPEECTEDYEEMSSTQHSGCPDDIYVSMLGGNPECEDDLYEKMNALAENTEDAMLRTFFQAKPQNSVVQGEREQPQMENAETNDPDESDNELDPYSLASEDIYDTLNENNCHNAAVLSRPPAPIPRPEIEPETEKPVTYISRVFSDKATSQSHIVATCPQGQSAMEPPIPVYDFFAGMKTPGQRQLITLQERVKVGEITVDEAVHEFKAWQLDHESRASSVRYQQDNLRRLRQSINRRHNEREKTGKELDYQISAPLQRNSFWGATVTMECAVYDGTPRMVPPSTSAAHLIQRGSWKTGSTSSISSTESNRLSTHSNLSYSSGTEPDLEDSLENLPLPPRPPRPFDAAPLIPPRIPRHNSQSTSDKMLHERYVSCPTRALPQRPPQRQTNSAPPIPRRLR; this is encoded by the exons ATGGAAGAACAGCTGGCCTGTGGGGACTCAG TGAATTCTGCATCCCTCTCAACACATGAGCTACTAATTCTGCACACTGCTGAGGCACAGGAATGGGCAACATATTTGCAGCAGATCTTGCAGCAGTCCTCGGAGAAGTTCCAAAAAAGCTCAATTTTGCTCTATACCATCGGCCCTGCTGGTCAGCTCCACGGGTGCAACTTCGAAAGTTTCCACACCTTCAAatgcattgtgctgctcctcacTGGAGGATTCGTAGACTTCATGTCTGAGCCTGAGCCACATGGAGCCCTTCAGAGGCTGCTCCACCCATCACACAGAGTGGTGGCGCTGTTGTGTGGCGTGTCTGAAGAAGACATATCAACACTCAATGGCTTTGAAGACTGGCCCAGTTGGAGGAAACTGCATGCTGAGGATGAGCCCGCTATCTATGTCTCTGCCATTCTGGAGACCATCACTAGCA GCAGGCTACAGGCGGAGCGTGTGATCAAATGCGCGGCCTCAGAACAGCTGCACGTCGCCCGAGCCTCCTCAAGGGAGGATCATCTCAccgcagacatacaggaaatgaTGTCAGGAGAGTGTCGAAAAAGAAACTTGGGGGATGATGAACATTCAACCAAGTCTCTTTCTGTAACCAAGGAAATTAGTCCACCCTCACGCATCAACTGCCTCACTATTCAACCAGCCCGACTTCTGTGTGGG gTGGAGGAGAGCATTTTTATCATCTTTACTGATAGAGTAGATGACCTGTCGTCACCAGAAGTGGAGTTTTCCTCTGGAAATACCCCATCAAAAACAGTTTCATGCACTGTTGTAAATGAGTACACAATACGTCTCACTGCACCCG AAATGCCTGCAGGGGAGGTATCGCTCACCCTGTGCTCGAACCAATCACGTATAAGCTTGAAGTGTGTCACATATTATACCAACATGGGAGAAGTCAGTCGCTGTCTTGAAAATGCTGCAGATCCCATAAATTTCCTCTGCCAG GCTTTCAATTTGATGTCCAATTCAATtgagtttttggacgaaattctAACCGACTCACTCAAATCCAAGATGCCAGCATGTCTTCAGTTGTTTGGGATCAGACAGATAGAGGAGCACAATATGGCGGCAT ATAAGCGCAATGAGGAACTTCCCACGTTGctccactttgctgcaaagTATGGCCTGAAGAAGCTGGTGAGCTTCCTCGTTCAGATTCCCGGGGCGCTGCAAGCTTACAGCGTGATGAACAAGAATGGAGATTATCCAAACACGCTGGCGGAAAAGAGCGGCTTCCCAGATCTCCGACAGTTTATTGATGAATTTGTT ACTGCAGATATGCTCAAATCTCAAAAGGAAGATCCAGAGGAGTGTACAGAGGACTACGAAGAGATGTCGTCTACCCAGCACTCAGGTTGTCCCGACGACATATATGTGTCAATGCTGGGCGGAAACCCCGAGTGTGAAGATGATCTAT ATGAAAAGATGAATGCTCTTGCGGAAAACACAGAGGATGCTATGCTGAGGACGTTTTTTCAAG cAAAACCTCAGAACAGTGTAGTCCAAGGTGAAAGAGAACAACCTCAAATGGAAAACGCAGAGACCAATGACCCTGATGAAAGTGATAATGAGCTGGACCCATACAGCCTCGCGAGTGAAGACATATATGATactttgaatgaaaataattgcCACAATGCAGCAGTGCTGTCTCGACCACCAGCCCCAATCCCTAGACCTGAAATTGAGCCTGAAACTGAAAAGCCTGTCACCTATATTTCAAGAG TATTTTCAGATAAAGCTACATCCCAAAGTCACATCGTGGCAACATGTCCGCAAG GTCAGTCTGCGATGGAGCCCCCCATACCTGTATATGACTTTTTTGCTGGAATGAAGACGCCTGGTCAGAGACAGCTCATAACCCTCCAGGAGAGGGTCAAAGTGGGAGAGATTACTGTGGATGAAGCGGTCCACGAATTCAAAGCTTGGCAGCTGGACCATGAGAGCAGAGCAAGCTCAGTGCGCTATCAGCAG GATAATCTGAGAAGACTGAGACAGAGCATCAACAGGCGTCACAATGAGAGAGAAAAGACAGGCAAGGAGCTTG ACTATCAGATAAGTGCCCCACTGCAGAGAAACTCCTTTTGGGGTGCCACCGTGACAATGGAGTGTGCTGTATATGACGGAACACCCAGAATGGTGCCTCCATCCACCTCAGCCGCTCATCTTATCCAAAGAGGAAGCTGGAAGACAGGGAGCACGTCCAGTATATCGA GTACTGAGAGCAACAGACTCAGCACTCACAGCAATTTAAGCTACAGCAGTGGGACAGAGCCAGATTTAGAG GACTCTTTAGAAAATCTCCCTCTTCCGCCAAGACCTCCACGGCCTTTTGACGCTGCTCCACTAATTCCACCCAGAATTCCTAGACACAATTCACAAAG CACGTCAGATAAGATGTTGCACGAGCGTTATGTGTCCTGCCCTACTCGAGCGCTTcctcaaagacctcctcaaagACAGACCAATTCTGCTCCTCCCATTCCACGTCGACTGCGGTGA